The Streptomyces sp. Mut1 genome window below encodes:
- a CDS encoding transporter yields the protein MSVLDAPAGTGPRPRATDRGTGLVPVFARLKLTLLRNGLRQSAGRRAAYIASVVGAVLIALGQVLGLVLLRGNAHASSVTVLLIAILALGWAVMPLFLGAGDETLDPTRLVMLPLRPRPLIVALLVSSLIGIGPLFTVCLAAGSVAAVAHGAGAVVFAVLATPLALLVCVALARCVTTANSRLLTSRKGRDLAVLSGLVIAVGIQVVNFGVQRLGRAGGLSSLDPTADVVRWLPPASAIGSVHSASQGAYGRAVVQLLLTVAALVLLLWLWQRTLTKLMTAPDGSTVAAADPERKKSGRGGEGLWALFPEGRTGTVMQRTLRYVARDPKTKAAWVTALAVGLIVPVLNAVQGTGSVYFACFCAGMLGIQMYNQFGQDTSAFWMVALTISSPRDAYLELRARALALLLITLPYTVLVSVVTSALLKDWVRLPGVMGLSLALLGAMLATGAVASVNYPYSVPQEGAFKNVAPGQAGLAWISILGGMVSAALLSAPVIALTIGLHVSGSEDLLWLVVPVGAVYGALIAWGGLRLAAPRMAERLPEILGAVSKG from the coding sequence ATGAGCGTGCTCGACGCCCCGGCCGGCACCGGCCCCCGTCCGCGCGCCACGGACCGCGGTACGGGACTGGTCCCCGTCTTCGCCCGGCTCAAGCTGACCCTCCTGCGCAACGGGCTGCGCCAGTCCGCCGGGCGCCGGGCCGCCTACATCGCCTCGGTCGTCGGTGCCGTGCTGATCGCGCTGGGCCAGGTGCTCGGGCTCGTCCTGCTGCGCGGCAACGCCCACGCGAGCTCCGTGACCGTGCTGCTCATCGCGATCCTGGCGCTCGGCTGGGCCGTGATGCCGCTGTTCCTCGGCGCCGGTGACGAGACCCTGGACCCGACCCGGCTCGTCATGCTGCCGCTGCGGCCCCGGCCGCTGATCGTCGCGCTGCTGGTGTCCTCGCTGATCGGCATCGGGCCGCTGTTCACGGTGTGCCTGGCGGCCGGCTCGGTGGCCGCCGTGGCCCACGGGGCGGGCGCGGTGGTCTTCGCCGTCCTGGCCACCCCGCTGGCCCTGCTCGTCTGCGTGGCCCTGGCCCGCTGTGTCACCACCGCCAACTCCCGCCTCCTCACCTCCCGCAAGGGCCGCGACCTGGCGGTGCTCAGCGGGCTGGTCATCGCGGTGGGCATCCAGGTCGTGAACTTCGGCGTGCAACGCCTCGGCCGGGCGGGCGGCCTCTCCTCGCTCGACCCGACGGCGGACGTGGTGCGCTGGCTGCCGCCCGCGTCGGCGATCGGATCCGTGCACTCCGCATCCCAGGGGGCGTACGGGCGGGCCGTCGTGCAGTTGCTGCTCACCGTCGCCGCGCTCGTCCTGCTGCTGTGGCTGTGGCAGCGCACCCTGACGAAGCTGATGACCGCGCCGGACGGCTCGACGGTCGCCGCCGCCGACCCGGAGCGCAAGAAGTCCGGCCGGGGCGGCGAAGGCCTGTGGGCGCTGTTCCCCGAGGGGCGCACCGGCACGGTGATGCAGCGGACCCTGCGGTACGTGGCACGGGACCCGAAGACCAAGGCCGCGTGGGTGACCGCGCTGGCCGTCGGGCTGATCGTGCCGGTGCTCAACGCGGTGCAGGGCACGGGCTCGGTGTACTTCGCGTGCTTCTGCGCCGGGATGCTCGGCATCCAGATGTACAACCAGTTCGGACAGGACACCTCCGCGTTCTGGATGGTGGCCCTGACGATTTCGTCCCCCCGGGACGCGTACCTCGAACTGCGGGCGCGGGCGCTCGCGCTGCTGCTGATCACCCTGCCGTACACGGTGCTCGTGTCGGTGGTGACGTCGGCGCTGCTGAAGGACTGGGTGCGGCTGCCGGGGGTCATGGGCCTGTCGCTCGCGCTGCTGGGCGCGATGCTGGCGACGGGAGCGGTGGCCTCGGTGAACTACCCGTACTCGGTCCCGCAGGAGGGCGCGTTCAAGAACGTGGCGCCGGGGCAGGCCGGGCTGGCCTGGATCTCGATCCTCGGCGGCATGGTGTCGGCGGCGCTGCTGAGCGCCCCGGTGATCGCCCTGACGATCGGCCTGCACGTCTCGGGCTCCGAGGACCTGCTGTGGCTCGTGGTGCCGGTGGGGGCCGTGTACGGGGCACTGATCGCCTGGGGCGGGCTGCGGCTGGCGGCCCCG
- a CDS encoding ABC transporter ATP-binding protein, which yields MPDQAQHDVTDRTAGPGAPRAAPPAVRVEGLWKRFGEQTAVAGIDLELPAGKFIGLVGPNGAGKTTTLSMVTGLLRPDQGRIEIGGRDVWRDPVEVKSRIGVLPEGLRLFERLSGRELLAYTGRLRGLPGHEVDSRATQLLDVLDLAGSQHKLVIDYSTGMRKKIGLAAALLHNPEVLFLDEPFEGVDPVSAQTIRQVLERYTGSGATVVFSSHVMELVESLCDWVAVMAAGTIRARGTLAEVRGDAPSLQNAFLELVGAGDRDTGETLDWLGGAR from the coding sequence ATGCCAGACCAGGCACAACACGACGTAACGGACCGGACCGCCGGGCCCGGCGCACCGCGGGCGGCACCGCCCGCGGTGCGCGTCGAGGGGCTGTGGAAACGATTCGGCGAACAGACGGCCGTCGCCGGGATCGACCTGGAGCTGCCGGCCGGCAAGTTCATCGGACTGGTCGGCCCCAACGGGGCGGGCAAGACCACCACGCTCTCCATGGTCACCGGCCTGCTCCGCCCGGACCAGGGCAGGATCGAGATCGGCGGACGCGACGTCTGGCGCGATCCGGTCGAGGTGAAGTCCCGGATCGGCGTCCTGCCCGAGGGCCTGCGCCTCTTCGAACGCCTCTCCGGCCGCGAACTCCTCGCGTACACCGGGCGGTTGCGCGGGCTCCCGGGCCACGAGGTCGACAGCCGCGCCACCCAGCTGCTGGACGTGCTGGACCTGGCGGGCTCCCAGCACAAGCTGGTCATCGACTACTCGACGGGCATGCGGAAGAAGATCGGGCTCGCGGCCGCGCTGCTGCACAACCCCGAAGTCCTCTTCCTGGACGAGCCGTTCGAGGGCGTCGACCCCGTCTCCGCGCAGACCATCCGCCAGGTCCTGGAGCGCTACACCGGCTCCGGCGCGACCGTGGTCTTCTCCAGCCATGTGATGGAACTGGTCGAGTCGCTCTGCGACTGGGTGGCCGTCATGGCGGCCGGAACGATCCGGGCCCGGGGCACCCTGGCCGAGGTGCGCGGCGACGCGCCCTCCCTCCAGAACGCCTTCCTGGAGCTGGTCGGCGCCGGCGACCGCGACACCGGCGAGACCCTCGACTGGCTGGGCGGCGCCCGATGA